The sequence TATTCATGGGGTAGTTTTTGCCAAGATCGTgtctgcaggcagggcaggtaTACACTTCCGCCTTAAAAGACCGTTGGAGGCATTCCTGGATGAGAAGATACGGGTCAACCGTCAGTACATATCTGGCCACACTTATTTTTAGAAGGTACAGTGAAATCCCCAAaataaaagggggggggggagacacaccAAATGGAGAAGTTGTCGGAAATGAGCCTATTACACGGTTAACCATGAACTTATGTTCAAAGCCATTTTTAGCGAAAGGGTGCTCAACTTACCCTGCAGACGTTGTGTTGGCACTCTGTTGTGACTGGCTGGTAGACCACTTCCTGGCAGCATATGCACAAGAAGACCTCCTCGACTTTGTTCAAAAACCTCTGCAGGAGCAAGATGACAATTAGGCGCTCGTACGCGAGATCCTCAAAGATCCCACGAGTGCATTTGAGCCATCAGATATCCACGGAAAGATATCctaatggggggtgggggcgttgAATAGGGAGGGGCGTCTGGGGGTCGTCTTACCGGTCCGAGAGCCAGGGACTCCATGGCTTCGCCCCAGAGCCTCTTGTTGGCCTCGTCGTCCTTGACGAGGGCCTTCTGCTCGCGGGTCAGTTTGTAGGACTCCACCTTCGTCTTCTTAGGGGTGCTCTTGGCTGGAGACGCCTTCTCCTCGGCTGGGAACACAAGACAAAACGGCACGCGTGACCATGATGAAACCGTGCCGGTTTACCCGGGCGTACTTGCGTCGTTCGGATCGCAAGCTAGCTCGGCGCTTTTTCTCCGCTCGCCTGAAGCAGAGCGCGACGGCACTACTCGTACGTTGAAGCACTTGGATCGGGCCGTGAtggcggcagagagagagagggggccgtTAACTCACCCGCGCTTTGagacttcctcttcctctttcccttggTGGGCGTCTCGGTCAGCTCTTCATCCTGcttgttctccttctccttctctttctccttggcAGCCACTGCCTCCAGGTAACCCTCGGGGTACTGGAAGGAAACCCAAGCCAACCgtcagaaaacaaaaaaaaagaacccACAGACGCTGCTCGTCGCGGGGTTTCGGTTTGTTAACCGCAGGAGATTTCAGTCGAACACTTCCAACACAGATGAATGTTTTCACCCGGGACGGGTCTTAAGGTGAAAAGGTTTCAAAACGCCTATGAAGAACTCCTCCCGACGGAGGGCGGACGTGGTGGCGTCTGAGGGAGGAGGGCCCGGTCGCTACCTGCATGGTGAGGCCCAGCTTCTTGACGCGCTCCTTCCCGTCCCGGGTCCACGGCGCCGGCTCGTCGTCGTTGCGCTTCAGCATGTACCTCCAGACCAGGAAGCCGGACTTGCCCTTCTCCGGCCAGTACTTCACCACCTGTCACGACACAAggtttacatttaaaaaaaattcccagtacttactgtaagtcgctctggataagagcgtctgctaaatgactaaatgtacatttagcagacgcttttatccagagcgacttacagcgagtacaggaacattcccccgaggaaagtagggtgaagtgccttgcccaaggacacaacgtaattttgcacggccagggaatcgaaccggcaaccttctgattaatagcccgattccctaaccgctcagccatctgagctCAGGGTTACCTCGCGGATCTACCCAGACAACGTGGAGATTGTCAGCGTGTGTACGTTCTCGGATCTCATCAAGCAGTGCGAGTAAAGGCTATCCAGTCCTAACCCACACTGCGACAAAGAGAACCAATATAACAGCTAGATAAGTACAGATTGCTATAAAAAGACCCACCCAGCTATCGGTCTGCGAGTCTACGGGTGGTCCCCCCCGTTTCCCTACCTTGTAGATGCCGTCGTATCTGTTGCCGTCTTCGGGGCTGAACTTGCTGTGCTTGCGTCCCTTGGAGCTGCGCACCACCCTGACGGGCTTGCCGGCCTTCCAGTCCCGGGCCTCCGCCCCGTCCTTCTCGTTCACCGCCGCGTTGCAGTTGAGAGCCAGGGCCCTGGGGGGGCACACCACAGTGGGGTCAAGTCCCTCGCATTCGGAACAGGATCTTGTTTGTGCACAGTGAAGTGGGCTGGTTTTGTCAAACCATGGCGCGATGCTaatgttgggagtcaggtggtcatGTTTGGAAGGGTGTCGGCTCAGATACCTGTTCATGTTGGTGAGCTTCTGGTCGCACGACTGCTCGGCGGTCCTCTTGTTCCCTGAGAGGTCCCGCCCCCCGGAGCCAGTGTAGGTGAACTCGTTTCCGTCGTCCTGTAACCAATAGACAACCAGTATCAGCGTCATCCTCCATTGGTGGAGGCATATATAAAATTGCTACAAAGCACCGAAATCTGAGCTCATTCCCCATCAACCTGGCGCCAATAATTAAAAACCATTACTGCATTGCCACGAGTGGCATAGTCCCATCACAAAAGCTGAACAGTGGGGGGGGTTTGCCGTTTTCAACCGAATCTCTATCAACCGGGCAGAACTTGGACAAGGGGTCGTTAACTTTGAGCGTGGCCTGGCTGAAGGCAAAGTGTCCAACTTACCACATCATCCTCGTAGCCCCCTGCCAGCACCAGAGAGTAGGCCCCGTCGTTGCTCCTCCCGTGAATCCCGGCGACATGGGGTCTGTGGACTCCGGACTCGCTGACCTGCACGCACGGAACGAGGTCAGGAAGGACTGAGCTTTACACTAAATATCTCGGCTCAACGCACCCAGGGTGGCCCGTTACTCGGACACGGAATAAACCCTCTAAAAACAAGACTGGGGGTGTCAGCTGGTTGACGAGGTGCCGTTTACCTGCACTCTGAACTTCCAGAGGGTTCCCACGGGGACTCCGGGGATGGGGCCGTGGTGGTTGGAGGGCACGATGGTGCACTGTTTGGTGCGGCCCACACAAGCCATAccctgtggcgtgtgtgtgggggggggttcaagAAAGCAGAGAAACTAAGTGCCTCGTCAATTGAAAACGATACGAATAAATACGTCCGGCAAAAAGTGCGTTACCTTTCCCCAGTCCCTCTGACTGGAGGAGCTGGCGGAGGCCATCTTGGACTTCTTCTTGCTCTCCTTCAGCTTCTCCCCGGCCAGGACGACCTCGCTGGAGTCGGTGCGGCACTCGGGACAGTACCTGGAACATTTCCGACGGACGTGGTGAGCGGCAAAACACGGCGGGGCATACTGTGACTCGTGTGCAACAAGTTTTTGGTGACATATTTCAACGTTTGTTTTGTCCATGTGCATCTGTGACGCAGAATTGATGCagttcaaaacaaaacaaaaatcaacGCTTTGTGAAAAACCTAATGGTCTCTCGACACCATACCAACAGACTCATACAAGGGACACTGGACAGACTGTGGGAGCCCCAGACTAATTAATAAAAATTGGATtaatctccaccccccccccccccaataaaagGCCACCCCATctgtccctcccttccactGACCAGTCCTCGTCCTCGGGGATGGTGctgaggggggggttgaggcaGTAGATGTGGAAGGCCATGTCGCACTCGTCACACAGGAGCTGCTTATCGGGGTCCTGCTTCACGCCGCACACGTGGCAGTTGCACCAGCGGCAGCTCTTGGCGGGGTTGTCCTTGCAGTGCTTGCACTCGGGCCCGTTGGATCCTGCAGCGTGCGAAGAGGCGCGATTGAGTTCACGAAGGCAACTTCTTTAGTTAATTTATGTCAACATTCACCATCTTATGAAaattctttttttccccaggCGTcttaaaatccccccccccaccgattTTGGGACAAATATATTTCGATCTTGATATACCACGCAAATGAACATCCGAATTACGGTTCTGCCAAAACCTACTTTTCATGGGGCTGTCGGACCCGGCTCCGGAACCATCTAGAACACCGGGCTCTTCAATCTTGTATAtctcagtcaggaacatgatTCGACAGTCATTCAGGGAATCACCCGCATCGCTGAAATAAAACACTGGATCTCAGCAAAACGTCCACAACCCACCCACACGTCACTAGACACTCCACATTACCAAGTCGGTCCCTTTATCGAGCGTGTCGAATTACTAGACCAAGTGCACATTTAAAACAAgaccaaaaacagcatgttttttttgtcatgCTGCTGTATTTTAtaccaaaaaaaaaaggttcttCATGGGCATAGCTATGAGTATTAATAGAAACCCCTGGACGTGTATAAATGAAGGCATGAGCGGGTGCGCTCACCCGAGCAGGATCTTGGCGTGGATCTCGTGGACGGTGCgcgtctccttcttcttctggaTGGTGGCGTCGTACCAGTAGCCTCGCTCTTTGGGCTCGTCCGGGTTGTAGTTCACCATGACGACCATGCCGGGCTCCAGCTGGTGCCACTGGTACACCGTGCGGGCGCGGGGGCGCACGTCCTGCGCCAGCAGCTGCACCACCGGGTTCTCGGGGTAACtggagaccacacacacgcacacactcagtataCAACTCATCCACAACTCCAGGTGCTTCCTACATACGGCCATCTTACAGAGCACTGACACATCTACAAGGAAGGCGACGCGAAGGGCTGTCTGAACGCCGAGAAGAGCCGTCGCTGGCGACGGCGTCGTCAAAATTCGCCGTTCGGCTTAATgttcctcagtttcttacaCACTTGCAAGCAAGCCAATGCAAGTGTGCCTTTGGATGAGGATTACGTGCAGAAATAACAGACTTTGAGCAACCATTCTTTTTCCCCTCGTCAAACTGAAACCAAAAGACTGCTTTGACCCTGTTTTGTTGACATTGTTTAACTGCAATAATAAAATATGTGGTTTAGCTAATCATTCTCAAAGCCCCAAAAACGAGGGAGTAGTATTGTAACCAAGGGGATTTTGCATAACAAACAATACCAGTGCCTCTTCGCCTTTTAAAACACTACCAACTGCACTGTGGAGATGGATTACATGTGGGGGTGGAAGTGGGGATTTTTAGGCTAGAGCAAGCTGGAAGTGGTTTGGACATCTTAAATCAAGCTTAGCAAACTACTTTTCCCCCCTCACAGGCAAGACGGACAGAACTTCCCCAAGCAGTAGCCTAGTTGCACACTGACCAGCTAGAAATGTCCTTGCCAAGCACACAGTGAAAATTATATGAAAAAGTATACTTTTTCATATAATTTTCACTAATTCATTTTCGTTATGTTTATTTGTTACTTACTCTTCGTATTTGACGTGGTAGCGGATTTCCTCCTCTGCTAGTTTAGCAtctgctccttcctcctcaggGGTCTTTGGAGTTTTTGTGACATTCACAATCTGGGCCTCGAACCAGGCGCCCATGTTTAGATCTCTGGCATCAACAAACTCATTTATCTACAGAGACGAGGAAAGAAACGTTGGGAAATTGCCGCTTTTGGTTACCGTAATCGTAGAATCCCCACAACTGGGTGTGTGTATAACATGAGCGATATGTGGTACAGACATAAATATAAACACAGGATGAACGATGACTCCTAGGCAAACGCATTTGGGAACCGTTCCGGAGATGGCTCACCTTGTAGAAGCCAAACCCGGGATCGACGAGGTCAGGGGCGTCCGTCTGGCCCGAGGTACCCGCCGCCGGCGCCTCAGCCTCGCCGTGCGTCGAGCTCTTGTCGGACTCGCTCTGCGCGGAGCCGCAGCCAGAGTCGGAGTCCGACAGCTCGGCCTCTTTGTCCTTGCTTTTGAGGCCCGCGCTGGGGGCAGGTCGGGCCTGGCGGACCAGCAGCTGCACTATGTCGTTCAGGCCCACGTTGTAGTCGAAAATGGTGTGGCCGTCCTCCATCTGTGAGGGGGAGGCGGGAGATGTTAGGGATTGGCTGACATCGAACGTCAGACACCTGACTGTCCTCAGTGTGAAATGCAACAGTCATGCATGTGGGTTCGTATCTCCTTTTTAGCTTATGTGGTCGGTTTTTGAGAGAGGTTCATACGTTTTTGCTTAAGACTGTCTAtttttgtttgcatgtgtggtTTCCTTATTTAGCCCGTAAAGGTTCATCACAGGATTTTAAATCTCTTTTTCAAGAGCGTCCTGGCCAAGATGAGCGCCACCAAGTCATTACACACCACATATTTTTAAGTAACAAAGAAAGTACAGTAGTATGATGacatcatacaaaaacaaacatttgtaaGTCATGGAAACAGCCTCAAAATCCCTCGTCAATCCTTTCAATCGGGAAACGTTAATCCAATTTTTAAGTCTTTATTGTATGGCCTTCTAGAATAAGGTAAAATTCaagtttatttgccatttgtaGCATGTACAGGCACATTGGAATTCTTTGGTCGTGCTCCTGACAATCCCTAGCGGACCATCTCACCCATCATAAATATAAACCTAGCTGTATATCAATAGCTGTATAATAAAGTCCTAACCTGTATGCACAAACCAACACGAGATTTGttcatctccctttctcctaAAATCCCACGTTTAGTAAACCAAAACAGGAACTTTTCCATTGCCTAATGCAGATACTGTCACCTGACAACTTTGAAATGGACCCAGTTTCAGTCTCACCTGTTTGCCCCTGTAGAACAGCCTCTGTCTATCTGGTTCGACCTTGAAGAGTTCCAGAATCTTAACTCGCAAATCATCCACCTTGGTGAGTTTGGAAAGGGAGTCGATCCGATGGGTCTCCTTCCCATCCATGGTGCGCACTTGAATCCACATTGCAGCTGCCCTGTGAGAAAGGGAGGGCATTATGGGTAAATATACAGAAGCTGGTTGTTAATATTTAACCTTtgtagtaaaaaaataaatatatatgtaatcCACCTCTGATCCCTAACATCTAAGCAATCTAGGAAGTGGTCAATGTGCATTGATCTACTTCTACAATATGCTGATTTTAATACAGTGCGGGAAACTGCACAAGCCACTCCCACCCCTTTAAAAGTCACTACAGAGACCCCATCCGAGCGCGAGGGAGCGCTATTAAACAATGTGGCTTCCATTCACGGCAGTTTTGTCAACCACGCTGTGAGAACACAATAGGTGGCGAGTTCGGACAAGTGACTTGTGTACTCTAGGCCAGCACAAACAGTGTAAACAACAGTAACGTTATTCGTCTTTTAAGTGCCTTAAATCCACTGTTGATTTGAACACAGCTGGGCCACTGTTGTAGGCGAGGTCTCCTCGGGTCAGCTGGCTCGATGGAGCAAGGCGAGCGTGGCCGTGACCATGAAGAGATCAACTAGACTACCATCAAACTTTTATCAATTGTACAGGTTCACACTATTCAGCTACACAGTATCAACACGCCAGCAAGCTAGACATATGGCTACCAGGAAAATGCTGCAGCTTCATACAGTAATCCTTTCCTTATTAATCGACGTTGACTGTGACAGCGCACCACGTTAAGGGCGCTAACTTAGCCAATGCTAGCTAGCGATGTGACCATCAGTGACTGAACAGCGGATAACGTTAACGCTTACTACACATTTAAATGCTTCACGACTTTTCAGGAACGGTGTTAAGTCAGTTGTGGACGAGGACTCGAATCTTTTTTAATCTTACCAGTTCAAGCTAGCCACATTCGGGAACTCTTTTTAACAAGTTTGATCAAGCTACAAGTAGCTTTAAAGCTAGCTATCTAATTTCATAAGTTGAACAAGTTGA is a genomic window of Osmerus mordax isolate fOsmMor3 chromosome 26, fOsmMor3.pri, whole genome shotgun sequence containing:
- the uhrf1 gene encoding E3 ubiquitin-protein ligase UHRF1, which gives rise to MWIQVRTMDGKETHRIDSLSKLTKVDDLRVKILELFKVEPDRQRLFYRGKQMEDGHTIFDYNVGLNDIVQLLVRQARPAPSAGLKSKDKEAELSDSDSGCGSAQSESDKSSTHGEAEAPAAGTSGQTDAPDLVDPGFGFYKINEFVDARDLNMGAWFEAQIVNVTKTPKTPEEEGADAKLAEEEIRYHVKYEDYPENPVVQLLAQDVRPRARTVYQWHQLEPGMVVMVNYNPDEPKERGYWYDATIQKKKETRTVHEIHAKILLGDAGDSLNDCRIMFLTEIYKIEEPGVLDGSGAGSDSPMKRSNGPECKHCKDNPAKSCRWCNCHVCGVKQDPDKQLLCDECDMAFHIYCLNPPLSTIPEDEDWYCPECRTDSSEVVLAGEKLKESKKKSKMASASSSSQRDWGKGMACVGRTKQCTIVPSNHHGPIPGVPVGTLWKFRVQVSESGVHRPHVAGIHGRSNDGAYSLVLAGGYEDDVDDGNEFTYTGSGGRDLSGNKRTAEQSCDQKLTNMNRALALNCNAAVNEKDGAEARDWKAGKPVRVVRSSKGRKHSKFSPEDGNRYDGIYKVVKYWPEKGKSGFLVWRYMLKRNDDEPAPWTRDGKERVKKLGLTMQYPEGYLEAVAAKEKEKEKENKQDEELTETPTKGKRKRKSQSAAEEKASPAKSTPKKTKVESYKLTREQKALVKDDEANKRLWGEAMESLALGPRFLNKVEEVFLCICCQEVVYQPVTTECQHNVCRECLQRSFKAEVYTCPACRHDLGKNYPMNINKPLQAILKQLFPGYSSGR